One genomic region from Marinomonas maritima encodes:
- a CDS encoding flagellar motor protein MotB, whose translation MSDEEEQDCPECVEGLPAYMGTFADLMSLLMCFFVLLLSFAEMDVIKFKQLAGSLKTAFGVQREVQADSIPMGTSVIAQEFSPGRPEPTPINEVKQKADNTPENTLEVICKPGDAELKEQSDSGSPSPVTFVDKSHADLEKEKKIQETEGDAQMIASVMREEISKGSVEIETQEETITIRIKDQGSFESGSAELNYDFIPVIDLIRDVLVGIQGTISVEGHTDSVPIDSRRFRSNWQLSSARAISVAEELFSTGQLDQGRFAVTGYADTRPLVPNDTPFHRATNRRVEIVIKQNDTSRPKMRSSVDGFPTDGVIEFDLESVDELRPNEIF comes from the coding sequence ATGAGTGATGAAGAAGAGCAAGATTGTCCGGAATGTGTAGAGGGCTTACCTGCTTACATGGGAACCTTTGCCGACCTCATGTCTTTGTTGATGTGTTTCTTTGTGCTTTTACTGTCATTCGCTGAAATGGATGTCATCAAGTTTAAGCAGCTTGCAGGCTCGTTGAAGACGGCATTTGGTGTACAGCGCGAGGTTCAAGCTGACTCTATTCCGATGGGAACGTCGGTAATTGCTCAAGAATTTAGTCCTGGTCGCCCAGAGCCCACACCGATTAATGAAGTGAAGCAAAAAGCGGATAATACCCCCGAAAATACATTAGAAGTAATCTGCAAGCCTGGTGATGCCGAATTGAAAGAGCAGAGTGATTCAGGTTCTCCTTCACCTGTTACCTTTGTGGATAAGTCCCATGCTGATCTTGAAAAAGAGAAAAAAATACAGGAAACAGAAGGCGACGCTCAAATGATTGCGTCTGTGATGCGTGAAGAAATTTCAAAAGGAAGCGTCGAAATTGAAACGCAAGAAGAGACCATCACAATTCGAATAAAAGACCAAGGCTCCTTTGAGTCTGGGTCTGCTGAGCTGAATTATGATTTTATTCCCGTTATTGATTTAATTCGTGACGTGCTTGTGGGGATTCAGGGTACGATATCTGTGGAAGGCCATACCGACAGTGTGCCTATTGACAGTCGTCGATTCCGCTCGAATTGGCAGCTGTCTTCGGCTCGAGCAATTTCTGTAGCAGAAGAGTTGTTTTCTACAGGACAACTTGATCAAGGCCGATTTGCCGTGACAGGTTACGCAGACACGCGTCCTTTGGTGCCAAATGATACACCGTTTCATCGTGCAACTAATCGACGGGTTGAAATTGTCATTAAGCAAAATGATACATCACGTCCAAAAATGCGCAGTAGCGTAGACGGCTTTCCGACAGATGGTGTGATTGAATTTGATCTAGAGAGTGTCGATGAATTGAGACCGAACGAGATTTTTTAA
- the dapB gene encoding 4-hydroxy-tetrahydrodipicolinate reductase gives MRVAVIGASGRMGKNLITAINDADGVSLGAAVLKPGSSLIGADAGEIAGIGKLGIAAVASLSDCVNDFDVLIDFTTPTLTLENAAFCSQHQKAIVVGTTGLNDDEKGKLNEVAAKTPVVFAPNMSVGVNLTLKLLATAAQILGDDYDVEIIEAHHRHKVDSPSGTALRMGEVVADALGRDLKECAVYGREGQTGARTQKEIGFETIRAGDVVGEHSVWFATEGERIEITHKASSRMTFAKGAVRAASWLSGKPAGMYDMQDVLNLKE, from the coding sequence ATGCGAGTAGCCGTCATTGGCGCCTCTGGGCGCATGGGAAAAAATTTAATCACAGCCATCAATGACGCCGATGGCGTTTCTTTGGGCGCAGCGGTGTTAAAGCCAGGTAGCAGCTTAATTGGTGCTGACGCTGGAGAAATCGCTGGCATTGGTAAGCTTGGTATTGCTGCGGTTGCTTCATTGTCTGACTGTGTTAATGATTTTGATGTTCTGATTGATTTCACAACGCCGACTTTAACGTTAGAGAATGCCGCTTTTTGCTCTCAACATCAAAAAGCCATTGTTGTGGGAACAACCGGATTAAATGATGATGAAAAAGGCAAGCTAAACGAAGTGGCTGCAAAGACTCCCGTCGTTTTTGCTCCGAACATGAGTGTCGGCGTGAATTTAACGCTTAAGTTGCTTGCGACAGCGGCACAAATTTTAGGTGATGATTATGATGTGGAGATTATCGAAGCTCATCATCGTCATAAAGTAGATTCACCTTCAGGTACGGCGTTGCGAATGGGTGAAGTCGTTGCCGACGCACTAGGTCGCGATCTAAAAGAATGTGCGGTCTATGGTCGAGAAGGCCAAACAGGCGCTCGTACGCAAAAAGAGATTGGTTTTGAAACGATTCGTGCTGGCGATGTCGTAGGTGAGCACAGTGTTTGGTTTGCCACAGAAGGTGAGCGCATTGAAATTACTCATAAAGCCAGTAGCCGTATGACGTTTGCCAAAGGCGCGGTACGTGCTGCTAGTTGGTTATCAGGCAAGCCAGCAGGGATGTATGACATGCAAGATGTGCTTAACTTGAAAGAGTAA
- a CDS encoding quaternary amine ABC transporter ATP-binding protein: MDNNRETLIEIEGLYQIFGSNPNDVLPKVKAGASKDEILAETGHTIGLQDINLKVKRGEIFVIMGLSGSGKSTLIRHFNRLIDPTAGKIKVNGENIMELSPKDLITFRRHKMAMVFQHFGLMPHRCVLDNVGYGLLIKGEKRAEWKPKATEWLETVGLAGYEDQYPSQLSGGQQQRVGLARALCTNAEILLMDEAFSALDPLIRSEMQEQLMELQENLQKTIIFITHDLDEALRLGDRIAVLKDGKLVQVGTPVDIVLKPADDYVRAFAKDVNRARALTVQTIMTPDTAKIEGNTAKEVRDSFPQDKEYTFVFNSEGYQGVLTKQNLDQLQDDDLLNDVLIHVEPVRQTNLLQKVIPLSLNTRFDLPVINKKGELKGRLEASKLADVLSP, translated from the coding sequence ATGGATAACAACAGAGAAACATTAATCGAGATTGAAGGTCTATATCAAATATTTGGCTCTAATCCAAACGATGTATTACCTAAAGTAAAGGCAGGCGCGTCTAAAGACGAAATCTTAGCGGAAACTGGCCATACCATTGGCCTACAAGACATTAATCTGAAAGTAAAACGTGGTGAAATCTTCGTTATCATGGGACTGTCTGGATCAGGTAAGTCCACATTGATCCGCCATTTTAATCGTCTTATTGACCCAACAGCAGGCAAGATAAAAGTCAATGGCGAAAACATTATGGAACTGTCACCAAAAGATTTGATTACCTTTCGCCGCCATAAAATGGCCATGGTGTTCCAGCATTTTGGTCTTATGCCGCATCGCTGCGTGCTTGATAACGTTGGCTACGGTCTTCTTATTAAAGGCGAGAAAAGAGCAGAATGGAAACCGAAAGCAACAGAATGGTTAGAAACCGTTGGATTGGCTGGTTACGAAGATCAATACCCTTCTCAACTTTCCGGTGGTCAACAGCAACGCGTCGGTCTTGCTCGAGCGCTTTGCACCAATGCTGAAATCCTCCTAATGGACGAAGCCTTTTCCGCTCTTGATCCTCTGATCCGAAGTGAGATGCAAGAGCAACTTATGGAACTGCAGGAAAACTTACAAAAAACCATCATCTTCATCACTCACGATTTAGATGAAGCGCTAAGACTTGGAGACCGTATTGCTGTATTAAAAGACGGCAAACTGGTGCAAGTTGGCACTCCTGTTGATATCGTCCTAAAACCGGCAGATGATTACGTTAGAGCCTTTGCTAAAGATGTGAATCGAGCGAGAGCACTCACAGTGCAAACCATCATGACACCTGATACGGCTAAAATAGAAGGCAATACCGCAAAAGAAGTAAGGGACAGCTTCCCTCAAGACAAGGAATACACCTTTGTCTTCAACAGCGAAGGCTACCAAGGCGTACTGACTAAACAGAACTTAGATCAGCTACAAGATGACGACTTATTGAACGATGTTCTCATCCATGTAGAGCCTGTACGTCAAACAAACTTGCTGCAAAAGGTCATTCCACTCTCCCTTAATACACGCTTTGATTTGCCTGTAATTAATAAAAAAGGTGAATTAAAAGGGCGATTGGAAGCTAGTAAGCTAGCGGATGTTCTTTCGCCGTAA
- a CDS encoding ABC transporter permease, which produces MTDSSWLTEFPDMSRRDLLTIKQTLDGAYRNFSRAYGESIENFFNPLLHFLVWFENLLIQTPWWIVLAAIVGLVYAATRSWKLCAGVLASFLVIGYFGMWEDTMRTLSIITVCTILSICVGIPIGILMARSDRARSIITPLLDIMQTMPAFVYLIPVVMLLGIGRIPGVIAVVIYAIPPVIRLTNLGIRLVNKETLEAATAYGATPTQRLFGVQIPLAMPTIMAGINQTIMMALAMVVVASMIGVKGLGQPVLKSITNQYFTLGLLNGLAIVALAIIFDRVSQSYAKRAQKHLEGNDNG; this is translated from the coding sequence ATGACAGATAGCTCTTGGTTGACTGAGTTTCCAGATATGAGTCGGCGCGATCTCCTCACTATTAAACAAACGCTCGACGGCGCCTACCGCAACTTCTCCCGTGCTTATGGAGAATCCATTGAAAATTTCTTCAACCCACTTTTACACTTTCTCGTATGGTTTGAAAACCTGCTGATACAAACACCATGGTGGATTGTTTTAGCCGCGATTGTTGGGTTGGTGTATGCCGCTACACGATCTTGGAAATTGTGTGCTGGCGTGCTCGCCTCTTTCCTTGTTATTGGCTACTTCGGTATGTGGGAAGACACAATGCGAACCTTAAGCATCATTACCGTCTGTACGATTCTTTCTATCTGTGTGGGGATTCCCATTGGCATCTTGATGGCCAGATCAGACAGAGCCAGATCCATCATCACCCCACTGCTCGATATTATGCAAACGATGCCCGCTTTCGTTTACCTCATTCCTGTGGTTATGCTATTAGGTATCGGTAGGATCCCTGGTGTCATTGCGGTGGTTATCTACGCTATTCCTCCTGTTATTCGTTTGACTAACTTAGGGATTCGCCTTGTTAATAAGGAAACACTCGAAGCCGCCACCGCTTATGGTGCTACTCCGACCCAACGGCTTTTTGGCGTTCAAATTCCTCTTGCCATGCCAACGATTATGGCCGGCATCAACCAAACTATCATGATGGCGCTTGCCATGGTCGTTGTCGCTTCGATGATAGGGGTGAAAGGCTTAGGACAACCAGTATTGAAATCCATTACAAACCAATACTTTACCCTTGGACTATTGAATGGCCTCGCTATTGTAGCGCTTGCCATCATCTTTGATCGCGTTTCTCAGAGCTACGCAAAACGCGCACAAAAACACCTTGAAGGTAATGATAATGGATAA
- a CDS encoding glycine betaine ABC transporter substrate-binding protein translates to MYKKSIIAGLMTLAATSSFAATDSCGKVQIADMNWNSASLIANIDKFILEHGFDCDAELIPGDTMPTSTSMIEKSQPDIAPEMWTNAVQALIDRGVAEKRLSIAGRSLSDGGEEGFWVPKYMVDKDPSLATIEGIKKHAKEFPNPENDSVSAFYGCPAGWGCQISSGNLFTALKLEEAGFELIDPGSSAGLSGSLSRAYEREESWFGYYWAPTAILGKYEMVKVDFGTGIDKDHYLNCIAENSCMEPKVTMYPPSPVYTVTTMEFAKRAPLAYAYTAKRSFTNAKMNSLLAWMEDNQADGQYAAENFMLNNKDIWSKWVNKDIQAKIDNALENL, encoded by the coding sequence ATGTATAAAAAAAGTATTATTGCGGGTCTTATGACACTCGCTGCAACCTCTTCTTTTGCTGCCACAGACAGTTGCGGTAAGGTTCAAATTGCTGATATGAACTGGAACTCAGCATCACTCATTGCCAATATCGATAAATTCATTTTAGAGCATGGCTTCGACTGTGATGCAGAGCTAATACCTGGCGACACAATGCCAACCAGTACCTCAATGATTGAAAAAAGCCAACCAGATATAGCGCCAGAAATGTGGACAAACGCGGTTCAAGCACTGATTGATCGTGGTGTAGCAGAAAAGCGTTTAAGTATCGCCGGTAGGTCATTATCGGATGGTGGTGAAGAAGGTTTTTGGGTACCAAAATACATGGTAGATAAAGACCCTTCTTTGGCGACAATTGAAGGTATAAAAAAGCACGCAAAAGAATTCCCTAACCCAGAAAATGATTCTGTTTCCGCTTTTTATGGCTGTCCTGCAGGTTGGGGTTGCCAAATCTCATCAGGCAATCTATTCACGGCTCTAAAGCTTGAAGAGGCAGGGTTTGAACTGATTGACCCAGGTTCATCTGCAGGGTTATCCGGTTCATTAAGTCGCGCCTATGAGCGTGAAGAATCATGGTTTGGCTACTACTGGGCACCCACTGCCATACTCGGCAAATACGAAATGGTAAAAGTAGACTTTGGCACCGGCATAGATAAAGATCACTATCTTAACTGTATTGCTGAAAACAGCTGTATGGAACCTAAAGTCACCATGTACCCACCCTCTCCAGTCTATACGGTTACAACAATGGAGTTCGCAAAAAGAGCCCCTCTGGCTTACGCGTACACCGCTAAACGTTCTTTCACTAATGCTAAAATGAACTCGTTGCTCGCATGGATGGAAGACAACCAAGCGGATGGCCAATATGCGGCTGAAAACTTCATGCTTAACAATAAAGATATTTGGTCTAAATGGGTCAACAAAGACATACAAGCCAAAATCGATAACGCACTAGAAAATCTTTAA
- a CDS encoding MarR family winged helix-turn-helix transcriptional regulator: MSNPQHLHDVLVHLRRIIRATDLQSKRVVKACGLTIPQIMVLRSIEELGDVTVRRISDSVSLSQATVTTILNRLEDRKLVERVRAQKDKRIVNARLTPEGRAILSTAPPLLHEKFIGEFESLEGWEQTQVLSSLQRIAMMMDAEHIDAAPMLDINPPHV, encoded by the coding sequence ATGTCTAATCCGCAACACCTACATGATGTTCTTGTTCACTTAAGGCGCATTATCCGAGCAACCGATCTACAATCCAAACGTGTTGTAAAAGCCTGCGGTTTAACAATTCCGCAAATCATGGTACTTCGTTCTATTGAAGAACTAGGTGATGTTACCGTTCGCCGTATTTCCGACAGTGTGTCATTAAGCCAAGCAACGGTTACAACGATTCTCAATCGTTTAGAAGATCGTAAACTGGTAGAGCGAGTCAGAGCACAAAAAGACAAACGTATTGTCAACGCAAGATTGACACCAGAAGGCAGAGCTATTTTGAGTACGGCTCCCCCTTTACTGCATGAAAAATTCATCGGTGAATTTGAATCGTTAGAAGGCTGGGAACAAACTCAAGTTCTTTCATCCTTGCAACGTATCGCTATGATGATGGATGCAGAACATATTGACGCGGCCCCCATGCTGGATATCAACCCTCCCCACGTTTAA
- a CDS encoding cryptochrome/photolyase family protein — protein MKIEHLVWLRNDLRCLDNPALHSASLEANALNKGIAVVVTVTPTQWSEHNESDAKTGLRAGLIKTLAKTLATLGIPLHIINAETFDALPDAMTAFCLDHGIKHLWFNRDLPIHEQQRDHTVCEQLHLHQIKTHTLPADLIVPQAVFSQQGTPFKVFTPFFKRWLTLLAQQDITPLPAPEPQADPLSEPSLNFTWEKPFREDLWPADHDIAKQKLWLFCHHKERHYQESRDYPMQPATSTLSPYLALGALGPRQCLEAIIYTCNQEERRWQDSIWLKELAWRDFYRQLMEHFPFLSMSRPFKQETNALLWRNNEAEFMAWCEGKTGFPIVDAAMRQLNQTGWMHNRLRMVTASFFTKLLFADWRKGEAYFMRQLIDGEFAANNGGWQWSASIGCDAAPYFRVFNPTRQSQTYDKSGDFIKRFVPELATLDAKSIHNPSPEQRKQCGYPEPVIDYKPARLAAIAAFDELKGR, from the coding sequence ATGAAAATAGAACATCTTGTTTGGCTCAGAAATGACCTTCGCTGCCTAGATAATCCCGCACTGCATTCAGCGTCTTTAGAAGCGAATGCCTTAAACAAAGGTATAGCGGTTGTTGTGACCGTCACGCCAACACAATGGTCCGAACATAATGAATCGGATGCCAAAACAGGTTTACGAGCAGGGCTTATTAAAACCTTAGCAAAGACCTTAGCAACTCTTGGGATTCCATTGCATATTATTAACGCAGAGACCTTTGATGCATTGCCCGATGCCATGACCGCGTTTTGCTTAGATCATGGCATCAAGCATCTTTGGTTTAATCGTGACTTGCCCATACACGAACAACAACGTGACCACACGGTTTGCGAACAGTTACACCTACATCAAATTAAGACTCATACTCTGCCTGCTGATCTTATCGTTCCTCAGGCGGTCTTTAGCCAGCAAGGTACGCCTTTTAAAGTCTTCACACCTTTTTTCAAACGTTGGCTCACACTGCTTGCCCAACAAGACATAACACCGTTACCGGCACCAGAGCCCCAAGCGGACCCACTGTCGGAGCCATCGCTAAACTTTACTTGGGAGAAACCTTTTCGGGAGGACTTATGGCCAGCGGATCATGATATTGCCAAGCAAAAACTCTGGCTATTCTGTCACCATAAAGAACGCCATTACCAAGAAAGCAGAGATTACCCCATGCAGCCTGCCACCAGCACATTATCGCCTTACCTAGCATTAGGCGCATTAGGGCCAAGACAATGCTTAGAAGCAATCATATACACTTGTAATCAAGAAGAACGACGCTGGCAGGACAGCATTTGGTTAAAAGAATTGGCGTGGCGCGACTTCTACCGTCAACTCATGGAGCACTTCCCTTTTCTTTCTATGAGCCGTCCTTTCAAACAAGAAACTAACGCCTTACTTTGGCGAAACAATGAAGCAGAATTTATGGCATGGTGTGAAGGTAAAACTGGCTTTCCCATTGTCGATGCCGCCATGCGGCAGCTTAATCAAACTGGCTGGATGCATAATCGTTTAAGAATGGTCACGGCAAGCTTTTTTACCAAGCTGCTTTTTGCAGACTGGCGAAAAGGCGAAGCGTACTTCATGCGTCAGCTTATTGATGGTGAATTTGCAGCAAATAACGGTGGTTGGCAGTGGAGCGCTTCGATCGGTTGCGATGCAGCGCCTTATTTTCGTGTTTTCAATCCAACCAGACAATCACAAACCTATGATAAGAGTGGCGATTTTATCAAACGCTTCGTCCCTGAGCTCGCAACGCTAGACGCAAAATCCATTCATAATCCAAGCCCTGAGCAGAGAAAACAGTGCGGCTATCCGGAGCCCGTTATCGATTATAAACCAGCAAGATTGGCCGCCATAGCCGCTTTTGATGAACTAAAAGGGCGATAA
- a CDS encoding YbgA family protein, translating into MPLFLNTPDQLTHKIPVGISACLLGESVRYNGGHSHSNYCDNVLSEYFDYQKFCPEMAAGFGTPRPTLRLEGDPNSPRMTFSKNSDEDVSETFMAASNQYLEKLSHLDGYILMKKSPSCGMERIKVYQENGHPHMQRSAGLFTKELQKRYPLLPIEEDGRLNDPILRENFLLRVFTHHDFRHSVGEKPKMKDLIAFHSRYKYMVMAHSQPVYRQLGRLLSGNDPRPVTELKDAYFEILMTTLSQPAERKNHCNVLMHLVGYLKHAVDVSVRKDILDVVEQYRRGEVNLATPITLLRHYLKHYGSEYINEQSYFIPYPSPLGIRNTV; encoded by the coding sequence ATGCCACTTTTTTTGAATACACCAGACCAGCTAACACACAAAATCCCTGTTGGTATCAGCGCATGTTTATTGGGTGAAAGCGTCCGGTACAATGGCGGACACAGCCACTCTAACTACTGTGATAACGTGCTAAGCGAGTATTTTGACTATCAAAAATTTTGCCCTGAAATGGCAGCAGGATTTGGCACACCTCGACCAACATTACGCCTAGAAGGAGACCCAAATTCACCGAGAATGACGTTCTCTAAGAACTCCGATGAAGATGTTTCTGAAACTTTCATGGCGGCGTCTAATCAGTATCTGGAAAAGCTATCTCATTTAGACGGCTACATATTGATGAAAAAGTCCCCCAGTTGCGGCATGGAACGCATTAAGGTGTACCAAGAAAACGGTCATCCACACATGCAGAGAAGTGCAGGTTTGTTCACCAAAGAGCTGCAAAAGCGCTATCCATTATTGCCGATCGAAGAAGATGGCCGTTTAAATGATCCAATACTCAGAGAGAATTTTTTATTACGGGTTTTTACTCATCATGATTTTCGTCATAGTGTTGGGGAAAAACCAAAAATGAAAGACCTCATCGCCTTTCATAGCCGTTATAAATATATGGTTATGGCGCACTCTCAACCAGTTTATCGACAACTTGGTCGCCTACTGTCAGGTAATGACCCAAGGCCTGTCACTGAATTAAAAGATGCCTATTTTGAAATATTAATGACAACCTTATCACAACCAGCAGAACGTAAGAATCACTGTAATGTGTTGATGCACCTTGTAGGTTATTTAAAACATGCCGTCGATGTGTCGGTCAGAAAAGACATTCTGGATGTGGTCGAACAATACCGCCGCGGCGAAGTCAATCTTGCAACACCGATCACATTGTTGCGTCACTACTTAAAACACTACGGCAGCGAATACATTAACGAACAAAGTTACTTCATTCCATATCCATCGCCACTTGGCATTCGTAATACGGTATAA
- a CDS encoding NAD(P)/FAD-dependent oxidoreductase gives MNTPTNQAQTPTFDIAIIGAGLAGSLCAHLLSQSDQTVCVIDKSRGSGGRASSKKLEGDISCDLGAPYIYAKHADTLALFEELTKASVAAPWKQFSTADEHAFVGVPKMSAITRHWLSNATFITNSRIHHLDQISQDEGDQTHWLLRDDKYQPVVIAKKIIITAPAPQAAAMLATNEKLAVLLLRANQACATYQSQWAMWLETECSDLNALIELQNSPIARMIKDNYKPMRNSDKVDRWVIQTNPDWTKQHLDTDKEWITKKLLQAFSEQTEQRVLKHGEPHRWLLSRFPENKGNNKYAWAPEHNVGLAGDWLCQGDAEGALLSALALTNWIKNAK, from the coding sequence ATGAACACACCGACAAATCAGGCTCAGACACCCACATTCGATATCGCCATTATTGGCGCCGGACTAGCAGGCAGCTTGTGTGCGCACTTGTTGTCTCAATCTGATCAGACAGTTTGTGTGATTGATAAAAGTCGCGGCAGCGGTGGTCGTGCCAGTAGTAAAAAATTAGAGGGTGACATCAGTTGTGACTTGGGCGCTCCTTATATTTATGCAAAGCACGCAGACACATTAGCGCTATTTGAAGAGCTTACCAAAGCAAGCGTAGCCGCTCCTTGGAAGCAATTTAGTACAGCTGACGAACACGCTTTTGTCGGTGTGCCTAAAATGAGCGCAATAACGCGCCATTGGCTCAGTAATGCTACGTTTATCACTAATTCTCGCATCCATCACCTCGATCAAATATCACAAGATGAAGGTGACCAAACGCATTGGTTATTAAGAGATGATAAATATCAGCCTGTTGTCATTGCCAAGAAAATCATCATCACCGCTCCCGCACCTCAAGCTGCGGCGATGCTTGCGACTAACGAAAAATTGGCGGTGTTATTGCTCAGGGCCAACCAAGCTTGTGCAACCTACCAATCGCAATGGGCTATGTGGCTAGAAACAGAATGCAGTGATCTTAATGCGCTTATTGAGCTACAAAACTCGCCTATCGCTCGCATGATCAAAGACAACTACAAACCCATGAGAAACAGCGACAAAGTCGATCGCTGGGTTATACAAACCAACCCAGATTGGACAAAGCAGCACCTAGACACCGACAAAGAATGGATAACAAAAAAATTACTGCAAGCATTTTCCGAACAAACAGAACAACGCGTGTTAAAACATGGCGAACCGCATCGCTGGCTCCTTAGTCGGTTTCCTGAAAACAAAGGCAATAATAAATACGCATGGGCACCAGAACATAATGTCGGACTGGCCGGTGACTGGTTATGCCAAGGCGATGCAGAAGGCGCTTTGCTAAGCGCTCTTGCCCTAACAAATTGGATAAAAAACGCAAAATAA
- a CDS encoding MerR family transcriptional regulator: protein MSQSNQNMETTDLQTSKSENELVLLESSAYFPIRELSLKTGVNSVTLRAWERRYGLLKPKRTGKGHRLYDQGDVQRVEGILRWIQQGVAVSKVRALLEQEVAPDGVVLSNEWLEWQVALVKASEAFQEDKIEQMYQQIFSQYPAEIAVRDWLLPSFEQLGKSAELAFCESVLLSCLVSRVMSLKSQKKQSQGKGLPKVLITGLTSQRVLWCYMAAAIMLDKGFPCTVLPNAYYSDDWSRFVETTQVQSVLVFCENELAAKASDLINQMQQWQRPVVVVGASFWLSAHESNMTRAGNVQVYSEALEGVTAFMKTVLGK from the coding sequence ATGAGTCAGTCGAACCAAAATATGGAAACAACAGATCTGCAAACGTCAAAATCAGAGAATGAGCTGGTTCTTTTAGAGAGCTCAGCCTACTTTCCTATTCGTGAGTTATCGCTAAAAACGGGCGTGAACTCAGTGACACTACGCGCTTGGGAGCGACGTTATGGATTACTCAAGCCTAAACGAACAGGCAAAGGCCACCGATTATATGACCAAGGTGATGTGCAGCGTGTAGAAGGTATATTGCGTTGGATTCAACAAGGCGTCGCTGTGAGTAAAGTGCGAGCCTTACTGGAGCAAGAAGTGGCTCCAGATGGCGTCGTGCTTTCGAATGAATGGTTAGAGTGGCAAGTGGCGTTAGTGAAAGCGTCAGAGGCGTTTCAGGAAGATAAAATAGAGCAAATGTATCAGCAGATATTTTCTCAATATCCTGCTGAAATCGCGGTACGTGATTGGCTATTACCAAGCTTCGAGCAATTAGGGAAAAGTGCTGAATTGGCGTTTTGTGAATCGGTTCTGCTGTCCTGTCTTGTATCGCGTGTGATGAGTTTAAAGTCTCAGAAAAAGCAATCTCAGGGTAAGGGTTTGCCTAAGGTGCTTATTACAGGTTTAACCTCTCAACGGGTTTTATGGTGCTATATGGCGGCCGCGATAATGCTTGATAAAGGATTTCCTTGTACCGTACTGCCTAATGCGTATTACAGCGATGATTGGTCGAGATTTGTTGAAACAACTCAAGTTCAATCGGTGTTGGTTTTTTGTGAAAATGAATTGGCAGCGAAAGCGTCTGACTTGATCAATCAGATGCAACAATGGCAAAGGCCTGTCGTCGTTGTTGGGGCGAGTTTTTGGTTATCAGCGCATGAGTCAAATATGACCCGTGCAGGTAATGTACAAGTCTACTCTGAGGCACTTGAAGGTGTTACTGCCTTTATGAAAACGGTACTGGGAAAGTAA
- a CDS encoding DUF2061 domain-containing protein: MTKTISFAVMHFTIAFSVAYLITGSFIVGGLVAIVEPAINTVAYYFHEIFWNKKQQINKDIEKEKTFTGSFQAVGESYALRAM, from the coding sequence ATGACTAAAACAATCAGTTTTGCTGTTATGCATTTTACCATCGCATTCAGTGTTGCTTACTTAATCACAGGAAGTTTTATTGTGGGTGGCTTGGTCGCCATCGTTGAGCCAGCCATTAATACCGTGGCGTATTACTTCCACGAGATTTTTTGGAATAAAAAACAACAAATAAACAAAGACATAGAGAAAGAAAAAACGTTTACAGGAAGTTTTCAAGCGGTAGGCGAAAGCTATGCGCTAAGAGCGATGTAA